A genomic window from Calditrichota bacterium includes:
- a CDS encoding GNAT family N-acetyltransferase: MAKLPVLETERLILRGFELSDAAAVRELVDDIEIARTT; this comes from the coding sequence ATGGCAAAATTACCTGTTTTAGAAACTGAACGCTTGATTTTGCGAGGTTTTGAGCTCTCTGACGCTGCTGCAGTGCGGGAGCTTGTCGATGATATTGAAATCGCGCGAACAACA